In Flavobacteriales bacterium, a single genomic region encodes these proteins:
- a CDS encoding 4a-hydroxytetrahydrobiopterin dehydratase has protein sequence MNRVALIAEQMNHHPEWSNVYNTVTISLTTHSAGNTITDNDREFARLVDLL, from the coding sequence CATGAATCGCGTTGCCTTAATTGCCGAACAAATGAACCATCATCCAGAATGGTCTAACGTATATAACACCGTTACAATTTCCTTAACAACTCATTCTGCCGGAAACACGATTACAGATAACGACCGAGAATTTGCACGATTAGTTGATTTACTATGA